The nucleotide sequence AAACTTCTACAAAAAAGAGTTGTGTATTATCAGCATACAAAATCCCTCCAGGAACAAAGGCAATTGCACGGGGAAGAGTAATATCATTTAAAAACTCAGTTCGCTTATCAACCTTGCCATCGCCATTGCTATCTTCTAAAATAACAATCTTTGATTTCGCGACTTCCTCTTCAGTACCATCAACATTAGGCATATAAGTATTCATTTCACAGATCCACATCCGCCCATCAGCATCAAAAACCATGGTAACAGGATTAAAAACCTGAGGTTCCGAAGCCACAACTTCCAGCTCAAAACCCTCTTGAACTTTAAATGAGGCCAATGCCTTATCAATATCTAAAACCGGTGCCGCAGGAATTTTATCCGCCGCAATTGGGTCAATCATAATCTGACCTTTCCTATCTCCGGATTGTGCTAAGATACTTAGGGAACTGAATAGAAATAAGAGCGTTTTTACTTTTAGCATGGACTACACCGCCTTAGTTAGTGGATTGTACGGAGTTCTTTGATAACTAATGCCCTTTAGGAGCTCCATCAATTTTTTGCCATATTTAACGTAAACTTCGTAATTCCAATCCCAGTCAATATCACTACGTTCTTTAGCGTGAAAAACACTTGCCATATGTGGCTCGATGGAAATGCCTCCATCGTAATTGCGCGATTGTAAATCTTTCAAAATCTCTTTCACGTAACCCTGACCTTCACCAGGCAAGGTATATTTCTCTGGATTATCCCCTACTGGATTCATTGAATCTTTGATATGAATATAAGCAATATGTTCTTTAATCTGTGAGTAGAACTCCCAGCTATCCTGCCAGACATCACCACCTTTACTATAGTCTTTCATAAATGGACTATTGCCAGTATCATAAATGAGTTGTAACCCTGGTACGCGCTCCATTAACTCGAGTGTATGCTTCCAGCTCATACCGCCATAATTCATACAATTTTCGTGAACGGGCTGAATGCCATTTTCTTTAAATAATCTGACCACTTCCGTCAAGCGTTTGAAGCGTTCTTCTTTGTATTGCTCTTCACCTTCACATCTCGCATAAGACATGATACGTATCATCTTCGTACAAAGACGATTCATACGAGGAATCGCACGCTCAACTTCTTCTAAAGTGATCGAAAAATCATCTTTAATATTCTTTGCCCAATTGCCAATAGCGGAACCAAAGCAACTAATATAGACATCTTCTTTTTTCAGTAAATCTACTGTTTTCTCAAATTCTTCTTCACTAATATCGTGAATATTTTTACCGCCAATATTACGCGACTCGATGGCATTCCAACCAAGTTCTTTGGTCGCTTTAATTTGTGTGGCTAAATCTGCTGCAGCTTCATCTGCAAATCCGGTTAAATACATAGCTTGCTCCTTATTTAAAACGTCTTAATTCGGGGGCTTTCTCGAGCGGCAGAGTCACTTTAGTCCCGCCATTGAGTGCCGATTGATAAATAGCTTGAATCAGTTCAACCGATTTACGGCCTTCATAGGCATCTGCTGGAACTTTGCGTCCTTCGCGAATGGCCTCTAATACTTCTTCAAAATTGCGCTGATGCCAAGAGAAATCGATCGCAGAAGGATCGGCGGCACCCGCGGCACCTGCATCGGGATCAAAGCCAAATTCTTCCATGAATTTTTTGTCTTCATCTTCTTCTTGACGAAATTCCCAATGAGTAAATTTATCATCTTTCAGAAAAGCAGATCCATTGACGCCACAAATGTTAACTTCGGCGGCATGGCCTTCTTCAGAGAAACAAGAAGTCGATCCTTGGATAATGCCTTTCGCACCATTTTTAAAATTGAGGATCGCAACTGCGGTATCTTCCACTTCGATATTTTCATGAGTGAGACAATCCGCAAAAGCACAAACTGAATCGACGTCACCTGCTACATTGAGTAAAAGATCAATGGTATGGATAGATTGATTCATCAAGGCTCCACCACCATCCAAGTCCCACGTTCCACGCCAGGCACCAGAATCGTAATATTCCTGTGTTCTATACCATTTGGTCACTGCCTCAACTAAAGTAAGTTGACCAAAGCGTCCAGATTCCACCGCTTCTTTAAGCTTTATGGTTCCGCCATTAAAGCGACGGGGCAAGATGCTGGCTAATTGCACATTATTTTCTTCTGCGGCTTTTATCATCGCATCAATCTTATCAATGCTGACATCAGCAGGCTTTTCAACGAGAACATGCTTCCCTGCTTTTGCTGCGGCAATGGCTGGCTCCATGTGCGCTCCACTAGGAGTACAGATAGTAACAACGTCCACTGCGGGATTCGCAAGCATTTTATCTAAATCCGAATAAGCGCTGCATCCATAAGTTTCTGCAAATTGCTCTCCTCGTTCGGGGCTACGCTCAAAACAGGCCACTAATTTAGCGCCTTCCATTGCTGCAAATGCTTTTGCATGAAAGTTGGCAATCATACCACAGCCAATAATTCCAATTCCAAATACTTTTTTACTCATAAGTTTACCTAAATTTTCTTGTTAATCTTTTTTAAAAGTTCTGAAACCACTTCGGGATTTTCTCTTGCCACATTGCGGATCTCATCTGGATCATTGCGATGATCATAGAGTTCAATATTTTTATTTTCACCACTCTTTTCTTGCGTCACAATGAGGCGATAATTTTTTGTCCGTACTGACTTGGCATTCTTCCAAAAAGAAAAGGCGGAATCTCGGCCACGGGTATCAACTGAAAATAAAATGGGCCCGAGATCCTGCCCAGAGAGTTTCTTTTGTGTTTTTGTGAATGATGTTTGGCAAAGTTCTTTGAGCGTTGGGAAAATATCAACCGTTTCCACCACTGCACTACATTTCCTAGCTTCTGTCCCAGGAACTTTAATCATTAGCGGTGAAGCCAAGGCTTGTTCATGTAAATTGTGCTTGCCCCACATTTGGTGATCACCCAAATGCCAACCATGATCTGACCATAAAACCACTACCGTATTTTGATCTAAATTGAGTTCTTTAAGTTTATCCATCACTCGACCAATTTGAGCATCTACATAAGAAATGCAGGCATAATAAGCGCGGCGATGCTTGAGTTGTTCTTTTTCACTTAGAGGCTTTGTTTTATCCCCTTGGTATTTATAAAACTCTCCACTTCCGTGCCAATAAGCCGTATAACCTTTCTTATTATGCTTTGCAAGTTTGATATCAACACCTTCATACATGTCCCAATACTTCTTCGGCGCCACAAAGGGCAAATGAGGTTTATAAAAACCTAGCGAGAGAAAAAAACGTTTATCCTTAAGCTCATCAAGTTGACGTAAAGCTTCATCAGTATTCATTCCATCAGGAAGCTCATTATCGGCGACATCTTCAAATTCCATGCGGGGTTTGTAGCCCGAACCATCTTCACGATGTTTGCCATTGGCATAAGCAAAGAAACATCCCCATGCACGCTTCCATTCTCCAAAAGGAGTCTTTTTCCAATCCCAAGCAAAGGGAACTTCATCGTCGCCTTTACCTTTCCCATTATAACTGAAATTCCTGCCATCGGCCGTATGCGAAACTTTTCCAATAACTGAAGTCACATATCCACTACGACGAAAGAGTTCGGGTAAGCTTTGTGCGCCCTCTTGCTGAACTTTGTTTAACTGCTTAAAGGCACCATTCCCCATACTTGCTTTCGTCGTGGGATACTGGCCTGTAAGCAAGGCATAACGAGATGCTCCGCAAGTTGGAATCTGAACATAATGATGATCAAACATCACCGACTCAGAAGCTAAGCGATCAAAGTTAGGGCTGATAACTTCCTCAACTCCGTAGCAGCCTAATTCATTGCGTAAATCATCCACACAAATCATCACGACATTATACTTGTTTTCAGCACTAATATTTGCGATCAATGCAAAAAGAAACAATAAGAACTTTTTATTCATTTGTACCTCGAAAATATTTTATACTCACTAGAAGTAAAACTCCTAGCACTAAGATTGAAGTCTCTGCAACTTCTTGAAAATGGAAGTGCAGAGCGTGAGCGACAATAAAGCTACTCACTAGTGCCTGCTCCCTTTGCCAAAGCTTCTTTTTTATGCTTATTCATGATGTAAATCTGACCAATAATGACCAAGATAATAAATATAATGAGAAAATACTTACCAAAGGCAATACTCGTATCTCCCACAGTCATTGTTTTGTTCCATGCCGTATGACCCGCGGCCACACCGGTAATCACTAAAGAAAGCCCTGTAAGTACATTCCAGATAACTCGTTTATTACCCTTAGGTATATTTTCGCCAAGGACTTTTTTGGAATTCATCATCATAAAGAAGGCTAAAAACGCCACCGGTAACAATATGTAACCAAAAGTCGAAGTGATAATTGCTAGGTAAGTACCTGAGCCCGTCCCCCAGATAAATGGCCATAAAACGCCCGTCGTTGCCAAGAGCGTTCCGCGTTTATGCGCCTTGCCACCATGTTCAAAACCAAACATTTCACAGACCACAAAACCACTAATCAACATCAACATTGATATTGTAGATAAAGCCATTGCCAATACCCCGAAGCCAAAAATTATATGTGCCATCTTAGGCCCTACAGCAACTTCCAAAGCTTTAGGGAATTCTTTGGTATCACGTTTCACAAGCATACTGGCCAATAAGATTTCATCATTATCAATCTCAGTTTTTACAAGCTTAGTTCTCTTCTCGAGAGCAGCTTGGATTTTGGGCGCTTGTTTGTGACCTTCTACAATTTGAACAATTCCATCTTTCTGTAGCGTCAGCCCCTCAAAAGGTTTCGCATGAAAAGTCACAGCGGCAGCAATCGCCACACAGGAAGTCGCTAGTACATAAGGAATCACCATACCAGTAGATAAATCAAAAATCGCTAAGCCACGATGCTTCTTGCCCCAACCCTTATTTAGCATTGAGAAAGGAAGTAAAAAAGTCATATTAATCCCTACGGCAGTCGCTGCAGCAGACACCATAATATCGCGCTGAGTTTGAACTACATTCTGAGTCCAAAAGGCACGGGCTGCGGGGTCAGCAATCTGATTAATGACCGCTTGGATCTCGCTAGCTGGCTTAAAAAGCTTATTAAAATTGGGAATAAAACCTTTGAGAATCTCCCCAAAACCAACATTGCCCGCTGCAATCAATTTGCCCGCAACAATCATAAAACAAAGAACGATGGCCGCGACAGTTATCTTAAGTAAGTTCTCATAGATTTTCATGCCCTTGCCCTGCTTGCCATAACACATGGTAATAAAAGCTGAGAAGGCAAAGATGATCGCTGTGATAATCAACTTTGTTGTCATGCTTTCCGGATTGGGAATGGAAGGGAATAAATTTTGTGTCATGGCTGAATAAGCCAATGAATATTGGGGTAAAACCCAAATCATATTCGCCATCAAAGAGGCCAATAACCAACCCCAAGCCAAGACCGGATTGATATTATCTTTCATTGATTTAAAAGGTGATTTCTCTGTACTCAAGGTAACGTAAGAAATTGCGGAAAGCATAATAACTCCCATGGCCATCGCAACTAACTGCACCCATAGGAATTCAACCCCACCAATAACTCCTAAAAACAAGGCACTTGCAAGTGATCCACCACCCAAAGTAATCGCTGACTGCAACCACCCTGGGCCCGATAACTTCATGTATGTCTTAACTACTGCACCAGTACCAGCTGCATGAGCGTCATCCAACATTTGTACTTCTTTCGAGACTTTATCACTCATTATTTAGCGAGCTCCAATTCTTGAATTGTGATATTGCGAAACTTGATGATATTATCAGTTTTGCCCGTCTTCGCGAATTTCTTACTGCCATGATGTTGAATGGCAATATGACCTTCAGAGGATTTAGTATCAATCACATGAGTCATCAGAGATCCATTTAGGAAAATCTTAATTTCAGGACCACGGCATTCAACGCGATATTTATTCCATTCCAAATGCTTATAAACTTTTTTCTTGGCTTCCGACCAAACGGGTTCTTTGCTTTCTTTGAAATCTTCATCACGATCAGAACGCTTAGCATGCAAGGGATATAACCACCCTCTTCTTCCTTGATCATATAAACCACCACTCCAAGCACGCTCACTAGGATCGACTTCTGCTTGATAACCAATGATAGATTTACTCTTCCCCTCTTTGACTTGCCCACGAAAAATCACACCTGAATTCGAATACTCTTCGACATCGGGCATCTTGACTTCGTACTCAAGAATAAAATCTGTATAACGCTTCTTGGTGGCAAAAAAGAAATTCTTTTTTGACGTAAGCTCTACCACTCCATCTTTTAATTCATACTGACCATCATTATATACATTGAGCGTATCCTTGAACTCAGGATCATTGTATAAGGATTGCTGCTCAGAACTACTTACACAGGAGACTGCTAATGAGAACAGTGCGAGAAGTGATATTTTTACATTCATAATATTTGCCTATTTTTAATTGATTTTATTGAATTTGATCAAAAAATACATGCTCAAGAAGACTAAGACAATTAAAAAGACCCTTTGATCAAATGTTTTATTTGCCTAATTTGATTAAAAAATAGGACCGACTTGCAAAAAAAAGTATTTATTGCTATATTTTGCATAAACTTCTGGATACTTATAATGGCAAAGAAACGCATTGCTCTCGCTTTCCCCATGGGATCAAGTCACTTAGAGAAAACCGCTTATGGCATTCGTCAATACTGTAATAGTGAGAGTGATAAGTGGAAATTAATTACTAATCCAGAAACCCACATCTTAAAATTATCCGATATTCAGCAAAATTCCGTAGACGGTATCATTGCCATGTTGCGCAATCAAGAAGACCTTGACTGGGCCTCAAAATTATCTACTCCAATTATCAATATTTCCGGTACGCTCACTCATTCGATCCACCCCAGAGTGTGCCCCGATTTTTTTAGCATGGGAAAATTAGCCGCCGACCATTTTTTTGAACGAGGCTTCACTAATTTTGCTTTTTTTGGTTTGAGTTCAACTCATTTTTCTAAGCAAATGTTTATGGGCTATAAACAACAAATTGAACAAAGAAATCAGGCCATCGATTGCCTCGAAGTTCCCTTTGGAGCCGATTTTTTTAATAATGATGAGCAAGTACTTCAATTCTTAAAAGATCTCCCCTTGCCCTGCGCCATCCTAGCCGCTCATGACCCTCGTGCTCAAATGCTTATTCAAGCGTGCGAAGAGCTGAATTTAAAGGTCCCCGAAGATATCGCTATCCTAGGATCTAATAATGATACCGTGAGCTGTGAATTTTCATCCCCTCCTCTTTCAAGTATTGAACGAGATGATCAAAAAATCGGCTTTGAAGCAGCCAAAGCACTCGATATGCTGATGCGTGGAGAAGCTTGCCAACAAGACTTACTCATCCAACCTTTGGGGATCCAAGAGCGTAAATCTACCGAAATTTTCACCCCGAAACACCCTGAAATAAAAATCGCCTTAGATTTCATCGAACAACAATTCACCCAATCACTTAACGTTCAGATGATTTGTGACCACTTAGGGCGTTCTCGACGTTGGCTTGAGTATGCCTTTCGTGAAGAATTACAACAAAGCCCCAAACACTTCATTAATGAGCGCCGCCTCAAAAAGGCCCTTCACTTACTCGAATCATCTCCCTCATTTAATCTATCTCAGGTAGCTCACTCCAGTGGATTCTCGAACATCGATCAAATGAACCAACTCTTTATCAAAAAACACGGTAAGCGCGCCATCTTCTTTAAGAATTAAATGACTCATACGAGTCAAATAATCCTTTCTAAAGTCTTTAAACAGTCCAAAGACCTAGGGCTGGATTTGAGATGTAAAAAATCTCTTCTCCATCCACTATATTCCAACCATCTTTTAGTTTGGCAGGATCGTATTTTTTGATTGTTTCTTTATAAGAAGCATAATCAAATCCCACCATTAAAATTTCTTCTTTGCTTACTTTTGGTCCAGGACAATAAGTGATTTTAAAACGCCCATCAGAAGTGCCGTGAATTAAATGCGCTGCGGCTGAAAGGTTATTAGCTAAATCTTCATTTTCTTCCACATCCTTCAAAGTTTGAGCTGTCCCTAAATAACCATATTTACGAATCATACGATCAATCTCAGGATCTTCGCCAAAAGTATGGAGATCAGGTGCTAAGACAATGAGTTCACCATTATCTGCCATGGCTTTACGCGTACGATAAACCGCTTTATTCCCCAACCAAGTCGAGTTAAACTCCTCTGGATCGAGGTAGACTACACATTTTTGTATTGGTTTTTTCAGCTTATCTAAATTTACTTCTTGACTCAGTTCACAAGCAGTTTCAAACACATCATCTTCGGCACCTGAATACAAGCCTCGAAGTACGAGTTCATCATCCTCTTTGCCAATGACAGTTAAGATAAACTGGAGATTCACTCGTGGACGTACGAACTCGTCATAACTTTCATTTAAGGCTCTGCGTACAGGACTATCCGTCTCTCCCATAATGCGTTCCATGCCATAAACCGCACCTAGATAATGTGATTTATTGATTGTATCGCCACCACCTACGCCAATCATCACATTTTTTGTGTAATTAGCCATACCAATCACTTCGTGAGGCACGATCTGACCAATCGACACAATGAGGTCATAATTATTAAAGACTTCTTTATTCACCGCTACTTCCATCGGGAAATTAAGTTTGCCTTCAGATAATTCATTAATGCGTTGTGCTGAAAGCTCACCCAGTATTTCCAAAGCATTGCGCCAATCATGTGGCATGTAGGAGTCTAATGGAATATCTTTGCCAAACATCATGTGTAACTGAGCCGGAGTCATAGGTACATGTGTCCCCAGAGCAGGCATAAGATTGATCTCGCACTGATCCTTTAAGTTCTCATAAAGGTAAGCCGTGATTTCACCCGCACGGGAATTGAGTCGAGTATGATCAGGAGGCAATAAAAGCAAGCGCTTCACACCTTTGCAATTAATAGCTATAAATCTATCTAAGTGAGCCTCAAGCTCTACTTTACTAATAACTCTATCTGCAGCACCATCATTAATTAGCATCAATCTTCTCCATTATATTTCCAATGATTTCTTCCGTACTTTTACTAATATCAACTTCTATCGCCTTTGTGGGTTCTTCTAGGGTCTCAAACTGACTATCTAGCATCTCCGGCTTCATAAAATGTTGACGTTCTTGCATCCGTGCCAAGATAAGTTCACGACTTCCTTTGAGGTAAACATAAGTCACTCCGCCAAATTTACTTAAAATCTGTCTATATTTATCTTTCAGCGCAGAACAAGCAAGCACCACACCATCGCCTCTATTCCACAATTGAATATTTACGGCTAAAAGCTCTAACCATGGCGCTCTATCATCATCATTTAGCGCCTCTCCAGAAGACATTTTATCTATATTAGCTTGAGGATGGAAATCGTCGCCATCGTGATAAGGCACCTTTAAAACTGTCGCCAGACCTTCAGCGATTGTTGACTTACCACAGCCACTCACTCCCATTACCACATAAACCATAACTAAACTCCTGCGAATGCAGAGAAGCCGCCATCTACAGGTAAAATTATTCCATTGATAAAACGCGACTCTGAACCCGCTAAAAACTTCATTACACCCTTGAGATCTTCCGGCTTACCAAATTCATGCATGGGAGTATTATTTATGATTTTCTGACCACGCGCAGTCAAGGTTTTAGCATCTTTCTCGTAGAGTAAAAAGCGGTTTTGATCTGAAACAAAAAATCCTGGTGCAATCGCATTGACGCGAATGTTCTTCTGCGCCAAATGAACTGAGAGCCATTGAGTAAAACTATCCACGGCTGCTTTTGCATTTGAATAGGCACCCACTTTGGTCAATGGACGCGAAGCTGACATAGAAGAGATATTCACAATATTACCTTCGCCAGCTTCAATCATATCTTCACCAAAAATCTGTGCCGGAATGAATGAACCCTTGAAGTTCAAATCAAAAACTTGTGAGTAAGCATCCGCATCAAGACCAAAGAAACTGTCTTCCATGGATGTTCCTGCGGTCATTTGCTCTGCAGGTGAGGTAGCTTTTGGGTGATTTCCTCCCGCTCCATTCACAAGCAAGTAAACTTTGCCCCAATCCTTATTGATTTTTGCTTTCGCTACGCGCAAGCTTTCTGGGTTTAATACGTCCGCAGCTACCACTAAGGTCTGATCATAACCTTTTTCAGCGAGACGCTTCTTTAAATCAATTAATTTACTCTCTGTTCTTCCTAGGAGAGCCACGCGACCGCCATCTTCTAAAAGGGCTTCAACCAAAGCTGAACATAAAACGCCTGCAGCGCCCGTAACGACACAAATTTCATTCTGTAAACTCATTTTATTCTCCTAAAATTTAAAGTAATTTTTTGCATTATTATACGAAATATCTTCTATCATTTGAGCGAGAAATTTGCGATCATCAGGCAATTTCCCACTAGCGACATCACGTCCGAATAAATCGCAAAGTAAACGACGGAAGTACTCATGACGAGGAAAGGATAAAAAGGAACGTGAATCCGTAAGCATGCCCACGAATTTGCTAATGAGACCAAAGCTAGATAAATCATTCATTTGCTTTTCCATACCATCTAACTGATCCAAAAACCACCAGCCCGATCCAAACTGAATTTTGCCTGCTGTTGGAGCTTGCTGAAAGTTGCCGATCATTGTACCAAGAACTGCATTATCTTTTGGGTTCAAATTATAAAGTATTGTTTTGGGAAGCTGATCTTCTACGGCTAAACTATCAAGAAAACGTGAGAGCTTTTCGGCTATTGGTAAATCATTCATCGAATCAAAACCGGCGTCTCGACCCGCAATCCCAAACATCTTAGTATTATTATTACGCATGGGCCCAAGGTGCAATTGCATCGCCCAGTCCTTCTCCGCATTCCAACGAGCAAAAGCTTGCATATAGGCCGTACATAAGATTTCTTTTTCTTGCTCGTTTAAGTCTTGCTCCGCTCGTGCTTTTGCGAAAGCCGCAGATACGTCGGCTGAACTAAACTCACAGTGATAAGCTCTTGGCAAACCATGATCTGAAAGACGACAGCCCTTCTCATGGAAATAATCATGGCGAAGTTTTAAGGCTTTCAAACTATCATCAAAATTTGAAATGCTTTGACCACTTACTGAGGCTAAACGATCTTGCCATTCATTCCACGCGCATAAATCCTCTAAGGCAATCGCCTTATCAGGACGAAATGTTGGCAATGATTTGAAATCGCTAATTTCTTCCGCACAAGTTTTATGATATTCTAAATTATCCGTAGGATCATCCGTGGTACAGAGCACCGCGACATTTTGCTGCCTTAGCAAATTTCTGCAGCTATGGCTCTGGCTTAATAATTGCTCATTGCACATACCGTAGATTTTTTGGGCATTATCCCCATTCAAGGTTTCATTAATTCCAAAGTATCGCTGAAGCTCAAGGTGCTGCCAATGATAAAGTGGATTACGCATGGTATAGGGAATTGTCTCAGCCCATTTCTGCCACTTCTCTTCGGGTTTAGCCGCACCAGTAATAAAATGTTCATCCACACCATTGCCGCGCATTCCACGCCACTTGTAATGATCTCCTTCCAAGGTAGCTTCTGCCATATTCGCAAAAGAACGATCGCTCGCAATATCTTCTGGTGGTAAATGATTGTGGTAATCAATGATCGGCATTTTAGCCGCGTGATTGTGATATAAATCTTCTGAAACTGCATTAGTCAGAAGGAAATTTTCGTCCATAAAAGTTTTCATCAAATAATATTCCTTAACTTGTTTCTCCAAGCTAAAGACTGAGTCAAGTATAAGCAATTTGCAAAATACGAAATTATATTTGATTATGCGCAATAATGGGAATCCGCTGACATTCCAACATATTCATCTTTAATCATTTTAGGCAAATCTAGAGAACTTTTACCTATTCTATTATTTGCATGCAATAAACTCGCGCTGTATGCTAAAACAAAAAGGCTCGCTATGAACAAAAAATTTACTGTCGCACATTTTGATGAAATTTCTCCTACCAACTGCCCCTGTGGTGAAACCCGCCGTGCCTTCACTGAGGATCCCGATCAAATCGCCAGTATCCATATGGTGGATATCAAACAGGATTCAGAACTTCATTACCACAAGAAAATGACCGAAATCTATCTCGTTTTAGAAGGTGAAGGCCATATGGAGTTAGATGGTGAACTCATCCCTGTACGCAAGGATTCCACCATTCTCATCAAGCCCGGCTGCCGTCACCGTGCCATTGGAAAAATGAAAATCGTCAATATTCCCGTACCCGCCTTTGATCCCGATGACGAATGGTTTGATTAAGCTTGGGCGGAGAGCCTCCACAGGCGGACAAAAAGCATTTGCCCATACGGCAGGAGAGCTCGAGAGGGACAGAGTCCTTCTCGTGTGTGGTGCATCATCCCCTCTCATCTACTTAGTCGAGTAGTTTAATATTTCCCACAATTACCCATTAAGCGAGGCTCCGCCCTTAGACTGCC is from Lentisphaera profundi and encodes:
- a CDS encoding sugar phosphate isomerase/epimerase family protein, translating into MYLTGFADEAAADLATQIKATKELGWNAIESRNIGGKNIHDISEEEFEKTVDLLKKEDVYISCFGSAIGNWAKNIKDDFSITLEEVERAIPRMNRLCTKMIRIMSYARCEGEEQYKEERFKRLTEVVRLFKENGIQPVHENCMNYGGMSWKHTLELMERVPGLQLIYDTGNSPFMKDYSKGGDVWQDSWEFYSQIKEHIAYIHIKDSMNPVGDNPEKYTLPGEGQGYVKEILKDLQSRNYDGGISIEPHMASVFHAKERSDIDWDWNYEVYVKYGKKLMELLKGISYQRTPYNPLTKAV
- a CDS encoding Gfo/Idh/MocA family protein; translated protein: MSKKVFGIGIIGCGMIANFHAKAFAAMEGAKLVACFERSPERGEQFAETYGCSAYSDLDKMLANPAVDVVTICTPSGAHMEPAIAAAKAGKHVLVEKPADVSIDKIDAMIKAAEENNVQLASILPRRFNGGTIKLKEAVESGRFGQLTLVEAVTKWYRTQEYYDSGAWRGTWDLDGGGALMNQSIHTIDLLLNVAGDVDSVCAFADCLTHENIEVEDTAVAILNFKNGAKGIIQGSTSCFSEEGHAAEVNICGVNGSAFLKDDKFTHWEFRQEEDEDKKFMEEFGFDPDAGAAGAADPSAIDFSWHQRNFEEVLEAIREGRKVPADAYEGRKSVELIQAIYQSALNGGTKVTLPLEKAPELRRFK
- a CDS encoding sulfatase yields the protein MNKKFLLFLFALIANISAENKYNVVMICVDDLRNELGCYGVEEVISPNFDRLASESVMFDHHYVQIPTCGASRYALLTGQYPTTKASMGNGAFKQLNKVQQEGAQSLPELFRRSGYVTSVIGKVSHTADGRNFSYNGKGKGDDEVPFAWDWKKTPFGEWKRAWGCFFAYANGKHREDGSGYKPRMEFEDVADNELPDGMNTDEALRQLDELKDKRFFLSLGFYKPHLPFVAPKKYWDMYEGVDIKLAKHNKKGYTAYWHGSGEFYKYQGDKTKPLSEKEQLKHRRAYYACISYVDAQIGRVMDKLKELNLDQNTVVVLWSDHGWHLGDHQMWGKHNLHEQALASPLMIKVPGTEARKCSAVVETVDIFPTLKELCQTSFTKTQKKLSGQDLGPILFSVDTRGRDSAFSFWKNAKSVRTKNYRLIVTQEKSGENKNIELYDHRNDPDEIRNVARENPEVVSELLKKINKKI
- a CDS encoding divalent metal cation transporter, with amino-acid sequence MSDKVSKEVQMLDDAHAAGTGAVVKTYMKLSGPGWLQSAITLGGGSLASALFLGVIGGVEFLWVQLVAMAMGVIMLSAISYVTLSTEKSPFKSMKDNINPVLAWGWLLASLMANMIWVLPQYSLAYSAMTQNLFPSIPNPESMTTKLIITAIIFAFSAFITMCYGKQGKGMKIYENLLKITVAAIVLCFMIVAGKLIAAGNVGFGEILKGFIPNFNKLFKPASEIQAVINQIADPAARAFWTQNVVQTQRDIMVSAAATAVGINMTFLLPFSMLNKGWGKKHRGLAIFDLSTGMVIPYVLATSCVAIAAAVTFHAKPFEGLTLQKDGIVQIVEGHKQAPKIQAALEKRTKLVKTEIDNDEILLASMLVKRDTKEFPKALEVAVGPKMAHIIFGFGVLAMALSTISMLMLISGFVVCEMFGFEHGGKAHKRGTLLATTGVLWPFIWGTGSGTYLAIITSTFGYILLPVAFLAFFMMMNSKKVLGENIPKGNKRVIWNVLTGLSLVITGVAAGHTAWNKTMTVGDTSIAFGKYFLIIFIILVIIGQIYIMNKHKKEALAKGAGTSE
- a CDS encoding 3-keto-disaccharide hydrolase, translated to MNVKISLLALFSLAVSCVSSSEQQSLYNDPEFKDTLNVYNDGQYELKDGVVELTSKKNFFFATKKRYTDFILEYEVKMPDVEEYSNSGVIFRGQVKEGKSKSIIGYQAEVDPSERAWSGGLYDQGRRGWLYPLHAKRSDRDEDFKESKEPVWSEAKKKVYKHLEWNKYRVECRGPEIKIFLNGSLMTHVIDTKSSEGHIAIQHHGSKKFAKTGKTDNIIKFRNITIQELELAK
- a CDS encoding substrate-binding domain-containing protein, with the translated sequence MAKKRIALAFPMGSSHLEKTAYGIRQYCNSESDKWKLITNPETHILKLSDIQQNSVDGIIAMLRNQEDLDWASKLSTPIINISGTLTHSIHPRVCPDFFSMGKLAADHFFERGFTNFAFFGLSSTHFSKQMFMGYKQQIEQRNQAIDCLEVPFGADFFNNDEQVLQFLKDLPLPCAILAAHDPRAQMLIQACEELNLKVPEDIAILGSNNDTVSCEFSSPPLSSIERDDQKIGFEAAKALDMLMRGEACQQDLLIQPLGIQERKSTEIFTPKHPEIKIALDFIEQQFTQSLNVQMICDHLGRSRRWLEYAFREELQQSPKHFINERRLKKALHLLESSPSFNLSQVAHSSGFSNIDQMNQLFIKKHGKRAIFFKN
- a CDS encoding lactate racemase domain-containing protein → MLINDGAADRVISKVELEAHLDRFIAINCKGVKRLLLLPPDHTRLNSRAGEITAYLYENLKDQCEINLMPALGTHVPMTPAQLHMMFGKDIPLDSYMPHDWRNALEILGELSAQRINELSEGKLNFPMEVAVNKEVFNNYDLIVSIGQIVPHEVIGMANYTKNVMIGVGGGDTINKSHYLGAVYGMERIMGETDSPVRRALNESYDEFVRPRVNLQFILTVIGKEDDELVLRGLYSGAEDDVFETACELSQEVNLDKLKKPIQKCVVYLDPEEFNSTWLGNKAVYRTRKAMADNGELIVLAPDLHTFGEDPEIDRMIRKYGYLGTAQTLKDVEENEDLANNLSAAAHLIHGTSDGRFKITYCPGPKVSKEEILMVGFDYASYKETIKKYDPAKLKDGWNIVDGEEIFYISNPALGLWTV
- a CDS encoding gluconokinase; this encodes MVYVVMGVSGCGKSTIAEGLATVLKVPYHDGDDFHPQANIDKMSSGEALNDDDRAPWLELLAVNIQLWNRGDGVVLACSALKDKYRQILSKFGGVTYVYLKGSRELILARMQERQHFMKPEMLDSQFETLEEPTKAIEVDISKSTEEIIGNIMEKIDAN